The sequence below is a genomic window from Coleofasciculus chthonoplastes PCC 7420.
GTGCATGAAACCTACTCTGGTGTCAAAATAGTGGTAAGAGTTAGCCCCTGATCGCGTCTCAGCGCCTCTCGCATCGCCATTTCATCCGTAAACGTTTCTCGTAATAGCCGCCCTTCATAAACCAGCCTTACCTCACTCTCCTGAAAGGGCCAAGGAGATAGAATGATTTGATGAGGATCATCATTAACATGAGTCAACCCTAGAACAGTTTCACCATCAGCCGTAGGAACCTGCTCAACCTGCTGTTCACCCGACACATTCTGACACAAAATTAGTGAAAGAGCATCCCACGTCGCTACCAGTTTTTGGTTGCGCTTGATCACTTCTGGTGTCACATAAGGGACATAATGGGGGTCATTTTTCAACGTAGCAATAAGCTGTTCTTGAAAGGCATACTCACTGTTCAGAAAATCCTGTACAATTCGGCTAGACTCCGGGTTTTTCTGCCAACTTCGATATCGCTCATATAGCCCAGTACCGTGCAGTGAAACGAATAACGTAACATACCTCCCCCAAGGCATTGCTAGCTGTTTCGCACCCGTCCAGATATCAATATGGACTTGGGTTGGGAGTTCAGTAAAGCGATAGGGATAGCCAGTTTCGGGGTTGAGAGTGGGCGCTTGTTCCCACAACAGCCAGCCGATATCATGTTGTTCGGCGGCGAGACAGAG
It includes:
- a CDS encoding DUF3891 family protein, with amino-acid sequence MLHRLSKEGLICITQPNHAWVSGELARAWGNEQFGQFLPPKELCLAAEQHDIGWLLWEQAPTLNPETGYPYRFTELPTQVHIDIWTGAKQLAMPWGRYVTLFVSLHGTGLYERYRSWQKNPESSRIVQDFLNSEYAFQEQLIATLKNDPHYVPYVTPEVIKRNQKLVATWDALSLILCQNVSGEQQVEQVPTADGETVLGLTHVNDDPHQIILSPWPFQESEVRLVYEGRLLRETFTDEMAMREALRRDQGLTLTTILTPE